In a single window of the Labeo rohita strain BAU-BD-2019 chromosome 23, IGBB_LRoh.1.0, whole genome shotgun sequence genome:
- the gpr157 gene encoding G-protein coupled receptor 157 yields MAETNRTEVYVYEQVVILTSCVLSFFGSLLIICTFARWLDLRTTPRKLLVYLSVTDLLSALSYFYGVLVVFETDSADCIAQGAISTFANTSSFFWTVAIAVYLYVFIVKSSQRQADNLVLYFHLISWGVPFAITVAALSLHKIGYDASEVSVGWCWVDIQAKDHVLWMLLTAKIWEFIAYVTLPVLYILIKLHIHRAHAALSEYRPILTSSPVSNSSSSMADRKLTLIPIIFIMLRMWSTIRFLLLVTDSPAGHNPVLVTLHGIGNTFQGAANCIMFVLLTPSIRSRLVALLCCRGQDGRWRSESASQNRTGAYTPSHRDENTSEG; encoded by the exons ATGGCCGAGACGAACCGGACCGAGGTGTATGTTTACGAACAGGTTGTTATTCTGACATCATGTGTACTTTCGTTTTTTGGCTCACTTTTAATTATATGCACATTTGCAAGATGGCTCGATCTGAGAACTACACCGAGAAAACTCCTCGTTTATCTGTCTGTCACGGACCTTCTGTCTGCACTGTCTTACTTTTACGGAGTTTTGGTTGTTTTTGAGACTGATTCTGCAGATTGTATTGCGCAAGGAGCAATTTCCACATTCGCCAACACTAGCTCATTCTTCTGGACCGTGGCTATTGCTGTATACCTATACGTTTTTATTGTGAAGTCCAGCCAGAGACAGGCCGACAACTTGGTGCTGTATTTTCATCTTATCAG CTGGGGAGTTCCTTTTGCCATCACTGTGGCAGCCCTGTCCCTGCACAAGATCGGCTATGATGCCTCTGAAGTGTCTGTTGGCTGGTGCTGGGTGGACATCCAGGCTAAAGACCATGTGCTGTGGATGCTGCTCACGGCTAAGATCTGGGAGTTCATTGCCTATGTCACACTGCCAGTCCTGTACATCCTTATAAAGTTACACATTCACAGAGCA CATGCAGCCCTGTCTGAGTACCGTCCCATCCTGACCAGCAGCCCTGTGTCTAACTCATCATCTTCCATGGCAGACAGGAAGCTTACCCTTATCCCCATCATCTTTATCATGCTCCGCATGTGGAGCACCATCCGCTTCCTGCTCCTGGTGACCGACTCGCCTGCAGGACACAACCCAGTGTTGGTCACCTTGCAT GGAATTGGAAACACCTTTCAAGGAGCTGCGAACTGCATCATGTTTGTGCTGTTGACTCCCTCGATTCGTTCACGACTGGTGGCTCTGCTCTGCTGCAGAGGTCAGGACGGACGCTGGCGCTCAGAATCAGCATCCCAGAACAGGACAGGTGCATACACGCCTTCACACAGGGATGAAAACACCAGTGAGGGGTAA